AGCTTTGTATAGCCATGTATTCTTCATGTGCAACCTCCACGTGCTTGGTTCCATAGCATGCTCGAGCAGAATCATTTGAAAGCATACCGGAGAACTCTTTTCAGGGCACGGACCTCTTGTGCTGCTTTGTTGTCTTTAACCATGCTCAGACATTTGGAGCACCAAGAACCTCTTTCGAAGCATGTTTGCTTCCTGAGCTTGTATGCACAAGAACAATGCTGGAATTGTTCTTAATGATCAagttcaaaaagaaaatttgatttttaaaaaaaattaattttaataacagTTAAGGTTAAcctaaaaacactaaatcaaactaatattttaatCGAAAAACCTAGTTAAACAAATTAAACCCTAGAATAAAGGAATCCAAACCTCAAAATATTCATTCATGCATCAtttagtacaaaaaaaaaaaaaacatgcatataGCAAATAATATTCACACTTATCATAATCAAAGATACTTAGcacaaacattaacaaaataagcCAAGAAAACAAGTAACATTGAAATTATACGCACCCTAAATTAACACCTAATACTAAGTTAAGTAGCTTAAATTGCAAAAACCGTAGATGGTTTAAAAGATTCTCAATTTGAAttctaattggatttttaactttgaatttCTTTGACTTAGACTCTTTATTCATTTTGATTTGGTCCATAACtttggttacttttttattttggtccttgattgTCTAATTTATGCCATTTTTGGCCAATTTTACCTTTTATTCcattttctctcttcaattAGACCCTAATTAAATGAATTGGACTCCAAACTTTGTAATATTTTCCATTTTAATCCTTCTTCGATTGTgaccaatttcaatttttttaaaaaaattatcttcaactaaacttttaattgcattcccatattattttttaactagctGCAAATTAAATTATGCTTTATTATGATCCAAATTGCACCTcttttaaaacctttttttttccttcaaagatATTTCTTTgaaagtgattgtttttttcctaaaatttcttttttttaaattgattttttctgaaaatgattttgatgataTTCTTTTTGAAAAGAGGAATTGGAGTATTATAATTGTTCTCTTTTTACAATTCTTACATAACAAAGTAttatgaaaattgtttttcatactATTTATGTAGTaaacttgtaaagaaaaaatgatatattttttcaacaaactttaaaaatcagCATACTTAATAGGTGACTTTGTTgcagaattttgaatttttgtcaaACTTAAAGCTGATCAATCTCATTTCTTAAAGGTTTAAATTGGGAGGcgaccaatttttttttcctgaaatgatcaaattaaaaggtaacccatcttttaaattttaaactagTCAAATCGAGAGGCGACCTACCTTATAAATCTTGAAATTGCTTAAATTGATAGGCAACCCTTCTTgtgaaatatttgaaattgatcaaatcaaTAGGTGACCTACCTTATTAAAATCGAGCTAAGTTTGACTTAAACAAATGGCAAGGAAACTGTCAAGCTTAAATTTGTTAAGTCTtactatgctaaaaaaaaattacaatgaacCTTACTGGACTCAAGTTTGATAGAGCCTTGTTGGACTTAAAATTACAATGAACCCTACCAAAGTCTTGTTAGactgaaatttattaaaatctagCTAGGCTCAAATTTGCTAGAGCCTTGTTGTGTTCAAAATTACAATAAACCTTGTTGGGTTCACACATGAATATCATAAGAGCATtgcacaataataaataaatgcttACATTTTAAAGATATATATCCTCTTTTATCTAATTTCTCCATTAATCAATTTAAGTTCACTGCTTCTATCTCGTGTCCTCCAGTTACTTAATTTTCATTGTTCTACTCAAGTTTACTGGTATACATTATCTATTCATTTTTATACTACTTGAAAAATGACAATTTGCTTTTGTCTATGATTCTTCCTAGTTGTTGTTTTAAGAGACTTTTCACCTTTTATTATTGATTAGAGTGTTTGTCCCCCCCACCCCACAACTTGGGATCTTATTGCATTGtgtttatcatcatcatcatcatatacTTGACTTTATATACAATTTACCCCCAGATCCTTCTCCTTATTCATTCTTTTTAAAGAGTTGACACCATCAATTACTACTTGGAGAATGATAATTTCATGTATCCTTCTAGTTTGCTTTGATTTTAGAAAAATTGGTTCCTTTAACTGTTGCTCgattttaatcataaaaaaattgttggctATACTGATTTCATCTTATGATAGAGTTCTTCATGTCATCATTCCAACTATATgattgttataaaatatttccAATCAATTTATCCATGTTGTTCAAATAGCATTGTCCTTAGTTGAGGAGATGCACACTCATTgtcataatttatatatattttttagataaacatGTCACTatcattatcataaaattatccCAGAGCTAATTTTACTACTCGTCCATAGGGGTGTTCACAgttcggttcagttcggtttagacttaaaaaaccaactgaaccaaattatattaattttgagaaatattaaccgaaccaaaccgaaaacCGATTAAAACCGAACCAGTCCGGTTCAGTTAAATCCGATTTTTTTGGCCAAAAAAACGAGAAACCTAATCCCATCATCTAGATTTTTCATATGACAAGAAGAAAACACAGACACAAAAAGAAGATAGATTTTACAGCCATGGTTTCCACAGTCATAAGTCCCATCGATCTCAACCATTACCACGAATAgttaccaaaagaaagacagcCAAGAATGAAAAGGGAGGAAAGATAAGAACAAGAAAAGGATACAAGTGACAAAGATGCGCAAAGATATTGTTGTAGCTTTGTTCTTCTCTTATGGAGTGTATATAGCAAGTACAAGCTACTATAAATTTTCAAGTTACAGAGGCTTATAAATATACAGAAGTAAGGGAGACAAACAATTATTAACTCCTATTTTCTTTACTCTGTTTTCATTGAAGATCATTGTTGGATGTGTATGTAATGTTGAAAACTGTGACCTTCGCATTGAAAGCTCGTTCAACAACCCACTCACTGGAAAGGAAGATTGGGAAACTGGGAAGGAAGATTTGGGAATTAATTGAGAGAaagattgagaatttttttgGGGCAGGCGGCGGCTTGTTGTGAGAGGCAAAAAGGTTATATTAACTTTTAAGGTTAGGTTACATTTTAAGTATTTATACCGCAAAGATTTGTGTAACTTTTGGCTTTTAGTGGGTCCGGTTTGGTTTGTGCCGGTTTCTAgttcaaaaccgaaaccgaaccggacctgttaaaatttatggttttgacaatcagtttaatcggtttttcatttctgttcagttttttcggttaatttttttaaggttttctcAGTTAATCGGTTATTTTGAACACCTCTACTCGCCTATATAAGGTTCACAAACATTAACATGATCGTTGTCAAGAACTTTGCAAATTCACTTCATAaccatttttttgtaattcatttttcttgtctTAGGATTAGGCTACAAATTTTAATGATTGTATTCATTCAAGTTcaattattgaaatgaaatcatcaatatataaatttcaaagtaTTTTCATGAAGATTATAATTTGAAACCCAATTGGACTTTTAACtttgaatttctttcaattagacCACTTAATTTACTTTGATTTGGTTCTCAACTTttgccattttttattttggtccttgtcCCTTTGTGTTATTTTGGCCAATTTTACCCtaaattctatttttctcttcaaataaaCCCCTAATTGAATGAATTGTACTTTTCAAACTTTgttatcttttttcattttgatccttgaTCTTTCAATTACTTTGGTTGTGACCAATTTCAACttctgtttttcaatttatatttaatttaacccttaattgtATTCACACATTATTTCCAGACCAACTATAAATTAACTTATTGCTCGATTGTAAcctaaattgtattttatttgaacctttttttttttttttttttgaagattttgctctaaaaatgattgtttttttttcttactatgTGAAGATACTTTCTTCTGAAAAATGTAGGGGTACAAATTGTGTTATAACGCAGTTTATAGGAAATTAAAGGGTTCATAAGAATACAAATTCTCTCTATTTGATTCTAAAATCTACTagacagagaaaaaaatatgtgatatTTATAAGCATATGTGGAAAATGAACAAAATCAGCAtaaatgcattatttttttttcctctatatTTTCTGAGCTCCATTGCTACTTTGTTAAGTTccaagtcattttaaaaaaaattactactcAGGAGGCAGAGTTTatcttatagttttaaaacctggcTTGACGGGTCGACTCAGGATCCGGCTAATATGGGGCTGAAActggatcaaattgaaaaaaaaacaggaaaaaaaaacccgatgTGACCTGGCTAGTTGACTTAGTTGACTCAACAAGACCCAGCTACAAACCCAATTACAacctgttgatttttgtttttttactaaattgatgtcgtttaaatttttttaaaaaaaataattcagataATTTAATAACCCGGTAAAAACTCAAGCTTTAAATTGGACCGCATCTAAAAACTATGGTCTACTTTTCGTCTTGATACGTTGCTTTTGAttaaaaagataagatttaGAGCAGTAACAGGCAAGGCCTATACTGTGGCTGAGGTAATAAAGTCTACAAGCAGCCACTTATTCGGAAGAACAGGGATAAGATTATGCATTTGAGGactaaaaaaatggataaacagtgatgatcaaatttgagtggtttgtattaaaaaaaaatatatataagagaagagaaattgAGTGGTCTTACACAACCACAAAGTCTTCCAATACACTCAAACCGTAACCATCTTTATTGGTGAGAAATTGGTTTTTGCTAAATTTGGGTTGACTTGTAGAAAAGAGttacaagaaaaaagtttgaatatatatagtaataaaaaaattaatttatgttcatGAAAGCTTCTTCGAATGTgcattgttagttttttttcaatggctgactttattttttaatttgaattttcataataataacaaaaacaacaacaacatcaataaatttctattaaaaaaaatgtttattttgccactctcattttttttattatgatagaaTTATTATGATAGAAAACATTTATTATATCAAGTCAAatatttaacatgtttttaatgaATACAAAGATTTAtaatcatgtatatatataaaagagatcaTAGAGAAGTATTACCTAAAAAACCTTTATGGCATTATTTTAACGTAATCCAATCTATAGTAAAATATATCTTGAGttacataaaattatatttatttcatttgatccaaaaaaaaaaataagcctggaggtattaatatcatttttatttttttcatagttaaactattattttacattcaaaatcaacaaaatatagaAATGTTTACCAAAAACTTTCTTAACTTTGCATAAGCTTTTtaacagtaaaaatatatatttgctcCTAGAGTCAAAATATTATTGTGATGCTAGATAAAAGTGTTTtgtggtttttaaattttaatataaagtgTAATTACATCTTTAACCTTGAAAGAGGCAAAACATAAGCTTAGCatttaaggatatttttttataagagtatttttatacttttatatgAGTATTTTGTGTGTCACGGTCCTGGAGAATATTTTGatacttttcatattttttaatgcttaaagTTGTTAGAGTGTACTCAATTTGTCTGAGTGCATAGGCGATGTCTGCATTATTCAAGTGGCACGTGTGACGCCACCCGATGAACATAATTGGCCTTCCGTCGTTCCCTTAGATGCCCCATCGTGCTTTCTTTTATTTAGAGTGGCGCGTGACAATTGAGGGTGGTCAGATTATCACCGAtggttgtttgattttttcttcttcttttttctcactTGATAAATAAGGTACACCATTGTTCTCTTTGTTtcttacttttcaatttcaatcctcattctattaatttattatttcgttcatttttctatttatagaaatttttattcttttcaattttgtcattcaattgcaattttctcatatgcttgatttttcatttcggtccttattttttaaaaatttctaattttatccttaGCACTTTTGTTgaagatctttttattttaatttcattattcagtcaaaatttttatttttattttcaatttaatcctcattcttttgatttttttttattaaagttattcttcaattcaattaaaccctccattttaaaaattttatcctctaattaatgttttttttcacctttatttttttcgatCCTTTtgtgtagttgttttttttttttttctaatttcatcttttaacatttaatttgttgGGAATTTAGCTTCGTACAATCTTATTGTTctccataagttttttttttttagtattggtTTTTTGATTATCATCAAGTATTTTATGGGTTTGTCCAAGTCTCATGACTTAAGTTATGTTTTTtgcatatcttttttaatataagttttttttagttgttctatttctattttattttttaagatattattccaattcatctatatttttatatatataaatgaagtttatttttttaaataaaaaatatttatttttaaaattatattattgatgtATTCggccttgcataatattttttatgacgtgaatttatttagttagttttatttgtgtttatcttctaaattatatatttttaatatataaatttatcttttatttatttaaataaataaactcaataaatatagtaaaatgtatgttttttattataaatatctttatcttgttttcattgacttttaatttacattttaaaaaatactagtaataaaacaaaaatggatgCATTAAGGTTGGTGTCAGTAAGACTAACCCATTTCAGTCATTACCTACCGTTTACAATTTGACCTAACCACCACCACACCAATTCTtacgtttttttttcaataattaagttttaatattattttaattaatttcgtttttttttttcaatactcAAATTTCCAATTACTCTAGAAGAATATCAAAATCTCAGATAAATTtgttaatactaaaaaaaataagttttttttttctttagagatAGCTGAAATGATATCTTCTTCACCTAACTtgcaatattgttttgaaagttaattgattgataaattttttttttttttgtagtgttAGGTTttgataatagttattttttaaattattttttatttaaaaatatattaaaataatatttacaataaaaaatatatatttttttaaaaaacatggtatGATAATGCAAACAAACAAATTCTTAGTAGtcaagttgtgttttttttttttttttttagcgtgATGCAACTgctacaatgatattttttatcatgtattaatctaaattgttttttaaacatcAAATTTTTTGTACCAAATCTTCTTAATTATCATAGAATTCTTGAAATTACAAGCTCatgtcattaaattatttaaatttataattacttATCTAAATTCTCTATAAGCTCTCTTCATATACAGGGACTTACAATGGCTTGAAGATATGTTgccattattaaaataaaaggagtacaaattaattttttaaataacggACTTAAAGAAAcgggaaaataagaaaaaataaatcaataaatattttataaagaaaaaaaaaaactatcttataGTTTCAAATACCAatcagaatttgttttttttttttttttttccaacacaaAAATCCTTTCTATAAATAAGATTGCATCTTCTTCAGCTGTACCTGCGAGCCTCCCTATACAGAGCAGTCTCTCTCTAGATTCATAGTAAAACGCCTTCACCGTCGAGCTCTTTGTTTATCCTTCTTCTTGCTGCAAACATGTCTCTCTTGTCTGATCTCATCAACTTGAACCTCTCTGATACTACTGAGAAGATCATTGCAGAATACATATGGTATCAATCAGTTccactttctctctttttacaGTCTCTCTTCTCTGTCTTTTATCCATTTCCTTTTACTGCATATGATATCTTTTCTCAGTCCTCTGTTGTCCCCTCTTTCTGCGTTTGCCTTCTTTCTCCTTTGTTGGGGATTGCTGAAATtctttagttgattatggaactCTTGTTTTTGCGTCTCCTAATTAATCCAATGAGTTTTGATCTCTTGTTGTACTTCAATGTTTTGCAAACAGTGTTATTTCCAAGTCctctgtttttctctttctctttatgaCTGCATCTAAAAGTTTTCATTTTGCTCTTTCTTTTGGATTCTTTCATTTCTATCATTACAGGGCACCTTTTCGTTTTGCTTAATCTAAGAACTTGATCCCTCAAGTGTTTATATCACCCTCTTTAATGGGTGCTCTGTGTTTTGaggttttttcaaagttttgatCTTGATATGTCACTTATGTTGCAGGATCGGTGGATCTGGTATGGATCTTAGAAGCAAAGCCAGGGTAACCAATATTTTATCTGTTCATGTTTCTATTACGATCCTTTTAGTTGTTTTCTTGTGAAAGTTTGTTGATTTACATGAAACAGACACTTAATGGAGTAGTGAGTGATCCTCATAAGCTTCCAAAGTGGAACTATGACGGTTCAAGCACCGGCCAAGCTCCCGGAGAAGACAGTGAAGTCATCTTAtagtactctctctctctctctctccctctccctctctccccctTTCCCCCTCCCCCTTGTGCTTTAATGGCACTTGTCCTTCTGGTGCATGGATTTACTTTTGTTGTGATGTCATGAAAATAGCCCACAAGCAATATTCAAGGACCCGTTTAGGAGGGGCAACAACATCCTAGTAAGTCCCTTTCACTTATTCTAGTCAATTTGTCCGATTCATTCATTAATGGAGTTTCTAAgaaattaattcttttgatgacttcaaatatatataggtGATGTGTGATGCTTACACTCCAGCAGGAGAGCCAATCCCAACTAATAAGAGATACAATGCAGCAAAAATTTTCAGCCATCCAGATGTTGTTGCTGAGGAGCCCTGGTATCTCTCTATCTGTCTTTATTTACTAAAGTTATTTTCAGATATTctccttttcttatttaattaagaatattcttcatttttaaaggttttgtggattctgttttaattattttgaaataatttaatataaacattTAGGTATGGTATAGAGCAAGAGTACACCTTGTtgcaaaaagatttaaaatggCCAATTGGGTGGCCTGTTGGTGGTTATCCTGGACCTCAGgtatcaatttctttctttctttttttagctcGATTTACTTTTCctttaaatctattttattaaccattatttaacctttttttttccttaattcgTACGAAACACCATATCCTAATTTCTTAATCTCAAGGGATTTGTCTTcaattaatatgaattgaattATTTGCTTGTTATATCAGGGTCCTTACTACTGTGGTGCTGGTGCTGATAAGGCTTTTGGCCGTGATGTTGTTGACTCCCACTACAAGGCATGCCTTTATGCTGGAATCAACATTTCTGGTATCAACGGGGAAGTGATGCCTGGCCAAGTAAATACAGATTTTACTTGATTCTTTTTAGCTGTCCAAGCTGACTTACATTATTTGTACTCCTGTCTGTTTTTCTGAACACATGAAATTTCTTGCTTAAACAGTGGGAATTCCAAGTTGGCCCCTCTGTTGGCATCTCAGCTGGAGATGAGTTGTGGGTTGCCCGTTACATTCTTGAGGTACTTTGAGCTTTCTTCTCAACGATCTGCACCATTCTGTAATAAATAtgaagttttaaccaaacatgcTGTTACTGATGCTGTGTGGTTTTATGACAACAGAGGATCACAGAGATTGCTGGAGTGGTCGTTTCCTTTGACCCAAAACCTATCGCGGTTAGATTTTGTATctgaaatcttttttcttttctgatgcAAAAGTAGAGGATTAAGCATCTTATTGCTAAGCATTTGCACGTCTTCTTAACTTTGTTGAGTGCCTTGTCTTGCCAGGGAGACTGGAATGGAGCTGGTGCCCACACAAACTACAGGTAAGTGGTTGTGAATATTACCTTGGCACTGCAGTGAAAAACAAACCAAAGCGAAGGACTTTTTCTGCTACTTTTTTCCTCACATTTCAATAGAGTATCTAATAAAAGATTGCCGTGTTAATTTCAGTACCAAGTCCATGAGGAGTGATGGAGGGTTTGATGTTATCAAGAAGGCCATTGGAAATCTTAAATTGAAGCACAAGGAACACATTGCTGCTTACGGAGAAGGCAATGAGCGTCGTCTGACTGGTCGCCATGAAACAGCTGACATCAACACCTTCTCTTGGGTAAGAATTTTTCTTCATTGTGGGTTATTTGCAGCACTCATCTTTCAAAATTCAAGTACTCAATCGCTCTGTTACCTTCGTTGAATAGGGTGTGGCGAATCGTGGAGCTTCAGTTAGAGTTGGCAGGGATACAGAGAAAGCTGGGAAAGGTTACTTCGAAGACAGAAGGCCTGCTTCCAATATGGATCCTTATGTTGTCACCTCCATGATTGCAGACACGACCATTCTCTGGAAGCCATAAGAGATCACCACCATTCTTGTTTTCTGGTTGATTATTGTGATTATTGGCCCTTGTCTTTGCTTGAGGGACCTTGATAAGCTCTCTGCCTAATTAGAACTTGGTATTCCCATGGTATTATCATCTTGGTACAAGAATTGCCTCTTCGTTTTCCCCgtaattgaatgaaaataaaattagtagCATATGAGTGCAGATtattattggaaaaaataagAGTGCAACGAAGAATTGCCTCTTCGTTGTCCATTTCCTGAATTTAGCGTgttgttttttccttgaaacGAATGAATCAAGCTCCCCCTCCGTCCATTATATTGTGAAATTTGGTAGAACTGTAAACAAGGGTATATTTCTCAACTtatttgtttaatgaatttattattttgctttagactcataattctttttttaagaaaataaaatagttaggGTGCAAAACACGAGGATATCATAGTTGCttcaaaaaaagtttaaatgcaAACCGTACCGCTTTGGTCgggccttgtttgtttttcaacaatatttatttatttattagcttTTCCTTGTTAATAGTAGCTACCTCGTTACCAACCCACAAACGTACGCTAGCTTAGACCTTCATGATTGGAGTgtgaaaatggttttttttttataatgttttttttaatacattaaaataatattttttattttttaataatagtatattaaaataatttaaaaatatataaaaaaattaattctaaataaaaaaattaaaaatataatgaaacacCATTTAAAACTTAGATATAAACATTTCTCTTAACtcaaatttagatatttttttataatgtgctcatcaataatttcatagtttttttttattaatataaatattttgaaccaatttatatgtattttaattaaaattttgagatcacataataaataaaattttcaattccaAGCTCTCGTCATTGCATTATTATTGGATTGCATCACGTACTAAatgatttttcctttctttcatcttCTTACTGTTCTTTACTATTAatgcaattttttaatataagaaaaagaatAGACTTTTTATTGTCGTATacgtgaaaaataaaagatttgtttttaactCTAGAACATAAACATACCATCAAATTCACTTGGTTACCATCTACTTAGCCCCATTATTT
The genomic region above belongs to Populus alba chromosome 12, ASM523922v2, whole genome shotgun sequence and contains:
- the LOC118044297 gene encoding glutamine synthetase nodule isozyme; the encoded protein is MSLLSDLINLNLSDTTEKIIAEYIWIGGSGMDLRSKARTLNGVVSDPHKLPKWNYDGSSTGQAPGEDSEVILYPQAIFKDPFRRGNNILVMCDAYTPAGEPIPTNKRYNAAKIFSHPDVVAEEPWYGIEQEYTLLQKDLKWPIGWPVGGYPGPQGPYYCGAGADKAFGRDVVDSHYKACLYAGINISGINGEVMPGQWEFQVGPSVGISAGDELWVARYILERITEIAGVVVSFDPKPIAGDWNGAGAHTNYSTKSMRSDGGFDVIKKAIGNLKLKHKEHIAAYGEGNERRLTGRHETADINTFSWGVANRGASVRVGRDTEKAGKGYFEDRRPASNMDPYVVTSMIADTTILWKP